The sequence CCACCCAAGGATATGAAGATGGTTACTAAATGTGTCTAATTCCGCCCTAGATCAGCATGGCCATGGTTCCCTCCAAGTTCACCTAACCTGCATATGGTTCCTAACTGCCCTAAAGTCCGCCCTAGAGAGAGAGGGTATGAAGGGCATGAAATTTGTCAAGTCTGCCCTAGGAAATGGTGCAAGGAAGTGATAAAGTCCACCTTGGAAGTAATGAGTCATGAAGCAAGGTAAGTCCGCCCAAAGGATATGAAGGAAGCATGTATGAAGTTCCTGACTTCTAGAAGGATATTATGGTGCCCAAAGTCAAAAAAGTCTACCTTGAGGAGAAAGAAATTTGGTTAAAGTCAAGGTGCACATATCTCTCCAATTCTACCCAATAGTATAACATGAAGTGCACAAATTCATGGAAGTTCGCCCAACAATATGAAGTGGTCATTGAAATAGACAAAGTCCTCCCTATGCtgctataaagtggaaaattggatcctagtgactccccacctaggagagagaaaggaagtcactaggatgattttggcttggaggaaatttacattcaaaagatgagcttgaatccactagatccaaatccaaggtaaACAAGGATGCGAATTCCAAGTGAGTTGCAAGGGTggaagtgtgatttgccctcttttgtaaatgagaaagttaacttgttgactatgtagaagagagagataaaatgagtgaaatgaggagctactagttctGGATTGCATTGTAACTTTGGATCGAGATacttagactgatatggatctaccctacaaatttggagaaaagtagtcgggaccgtgttgaaagtgcacacggtcctctgaaaaatccgtgaaacgaaaagggtttttcggcCACTACAAATGGAGTCTAGATCTAAAAATACAAccacacacctgcaacctacacacaaaaaaggaGGGAAGAACGTTTGtattaggggtttgcctcagtcaaaccccagttgaggaatcaaccttgaaagaaagtaattgcaaatgcttgaatgtaaacaatggaagtgtataccttgtagatctacaatttgttgataatggttgctttgcttcttgaatgtaatcacatgtgtcacatgaaatggtatgtaacatgacaaaaccctaacacacacacacatgcttgcaaatgaatattgtaatgttgctccaagagaaaaatgaagaagacttgaatgattgatgaagacctttcgcttATCATGTATTTCGTGTGTCGCCTATTCATGTATGTCATCTATCTGCAAATGAGaggaccaactcccttttatacatgcctagaggattaattttcatccaccaaaggctgacaaagagaagatttgggatcccgaagtgcagatagggtcggggggacctatcttggggccaccctaagagggtgagATAGGGGCGCcgcacccctatcctgccctatcttggggcccggatAGGTTCTTGAGGCTATCTCAAGGCTCAAACAagaaggggtcaaggggtgaaaataTAGAAAGAGGccttggttggggaagaagatgtcgTCATCGaagtgaggacctaaaatgtggttaatattgtaggggtcacaattttatgacactacatttagcccccactttagctggagtatgtcttacgccaatactgtcggtaatgtagaagaaagagagatgaagatgagagatccAAAGCAAGATctcaaggagtataagacatcgctAATCTCgaggaacaaaagcccccaatcttaggatcttaactcactcaaacatatgcaagaacacacaaaaccaaaagggacatggaaaacaagaacaagaccaagcacaaaagacacacaacaaacacaagacaaaagaccacAAACCAACTatctgaagagacctcgatactcaaatgtcttaacaactaattgaaacacaaggacaaatgccatcacataaacacaagcgatcacataaaagggAAAATCTAACaccatccatgaaccatcaatagtaaaactatgggttaataagaggaaggagagagatgacatgaatacacactttggtgatccatgagaagacaagcaaacaagagagaaaccatggacatcttgcccctaaaactaggtgatccatggggagaaggacatggaaatctatccCCCCGagtctgtctgggtgatccatgtaagagaGGAGAGTGATACATCGTTAGTTCCACCCAAtgtcaagcatgtgtgtgtgtgaaagtgaggtttgaagcacctcatatgAGTCTATGcctaagtatgctacaacctatgtagaatgtatagtacaaatgccaagaaaggcatgacatctcactctaagagtttgtgctttggttccgagaataatcaccttgcataagagaaaagtggcgtcaTCTCACTCTTAGAGTccatgctctggttccaagaatgacccattgtacaagaaaaTAAGAAGTGAAGACATATCGCTCTAAgattctgtgctctggttccgagaatgacccactataccaaAAAAAAGCAGTGTCATATCGCTCTAAAAGTTTGTGCTCCGGTTCCGAGAATGACTTACTGTACAAGAGAAAAATGATGATATATTTCTCTAAgattttgtgctctggttccaataatgtcccactgtacaatgcacaagagaagtatagtacaatgGAGCCATGTGGGTAACCCCCCTTAAGGTGTCAGCATAGGTTGATGtttatatcttaaggaaagtagaacaaggatacctaccttcatcacaaagaagataccCGTTATGCAACAATGCTATAGATCCCAACAAGAGAGAgaatactcatcaagaaaggataagatagttgaaaagagatatcttgttgtaagtgtaaaggagattcttggaggagaagagatctttgtttaaAAGACATCTCCCTCCAAgggaaattgtcttagacaaatataacatcttctagaacaaagcgaAGGAgaaaacaagaatgcaatccttcctcctatttctaggggaaagggattattgatgagggatgactcagttttagccccaaagaaggatgggtgattttatcatagatgtacattatcAAGTGtgaaagtggttgtagtcaaggacttacacctcttgtataagagagaacccttgagaaaacaacatctatttcacacaaggaatgacatcaagcaatataactcacaccattcacaaaataaagaaaagtggatccctagagaaagagagagagagagagggatcattGCCTCCCAAGTGAAGGGACAATAagaagaacttacacaatcttctagagatagaTTAAACATAACCAAATGCACAATTTACTTTCATGAATGCATGTCTCAAGAAGTGCTAATCTTCGAAAGGAAaagcatcacatattccccaagggggattaatcataaaagcgtACCATCATAAAAAAACAATAATCACATATGAAGAATGCAACCCCGAAAGGAAATAGTGATACATGAGATAAAAAAGAAGGAAATAAGGAgagaaaatccttgccccccaagtgaggagggTAAGAAGAAATGTTACACATCTTTTgatggtgattattttcaagtAATATGCCCTCCcaatggaacaaatcctctcaaggaagggatacatacttctcaagagatcattctaTGCCAAAGGGCATATCCAACTTGTGAATAACCAAGAgcatagaagaggtaagttttcaAAGAGAATGAAAGAATGAGAAGAAGTACACTACCCATTAAAGAAACTAttctcaagcaaagaggaaaacccaagaacaattatatgcACTCATAGgaatgattcttttttttttttttgatcgataacataTAATAATATATTGCTTTGAAAGAGAAGTATTACATTCAAGGGGCAGAAAGATAATCTGCAAATCCAAGGGGTCACGCCCCTACTATAAAAAACCTAAGCATCTACCTACTAAGACCCATAGTCACAAAAAGGGTTACTTACGAATACAAAAAAGGACCACACCACTAACCCCAGCAAACCCAGCCTAACTATGAAACCATCCCAGAGCTTCCTCTCTTGAGAAATTGGGAATACCCCTGATAGAACCAACCACCTGCTGCTCAATCCCACCACCTGGCACCATTCCAGGCCTTCCTCCACACAACGACCCACGCTCCACCACCTTCTCTGGTTTCTTTGGGAGCTGATGTCAAACCAGAGGCCTCCCATTCTCATCCAGGGGGGCCTCAGATCGAATGGGAGTCACCTTCCCACGGATATTGAAACGCTTAGTCGGCCCCAACTGGTGAACAAAGTTCACAATCTCCACCTAGCCATTTCTTGCATCCTCCACCTGCGCAGCAATTGGCCGAGAAGCAGACCAAACTACAAAAGGCTACAATTCCCCAACATCCACCCCAATCCTCATGCTTGGGCCCTCCGCCATCCTCAACCTCACACCAATGTCAGAACGGGCCACCACATCCTGTAAGCCTCTTGACCATTTGGGTCGTAAAACCAATGAAGCGATCCGCTGCACTTCCTCCTTCGACTTCCCCACCTGCAAGGCCAAAGTAGTAAACAGAGATGAGATGTCAAGATTTGTTTTGGGTCGCCAGTCCTGGGAAAGAAATTCCTCTCCCAACAAGAGCCGAATTGCCCTCCAGAAGACATCTCCATCCACTCTGAAAACGTTCGAAAGCCTAATGCTCGAAATCGGCCCTCGAAAAGCAAGCAGTTGTCCGTCCGACTCCGACGAAAAATTTGCCTCCATTCAATCTCTCCGCTACACAGAAATAACCCTGAGCACTCCGTTAAAAACCAAGCTTTCCCACAAAATGTCAAGAATCATCACACAAGGGACTTCAAGGCTGCCTCCATCTCTTGTCATGAAAGCTTCACACGCTTCACAGTAATCCCAACATCATCGCCAATCACTCCCTCCGCACACCTCCATCATCAACCAACACTTCGAGGCCACTTGCAACAATATTGAATAACACACACCATGAGGGACTTAAATTCCCACGGTGCTAAGGTTGTGAGTGGTCACAACAATTTGAACTTGGGTTCACTTTTCCAAAGCCATCAACTCAAGTCTTACTCAAGAAGACTACAATCTCTAAAGTCCTCATACATGCTAAATTTTTTTTCCAAGGAACCATTTTCTCCCACATTAGAAAGTTTGTCAACTTCCAAATTAGCCTCCCTCAGGACATGGGtaattttaaaatcttcaaaattgTTCAGTAGCAATTGCATCCTACGCACCTGCTTATCTAGAAACCACGCTTCCAATCGCCCTCACGCAATCCCATTCACCACTacttgagaatcaccttctaaatgaAGTTTCTTGACTCCCAACTTCCAAGCCATAAGTATAGCTTCCACCATAGCTTGACATTCGGCAACATTGTTCGATCCATCCACCAATCACTTGGCCACAATGGCCAGAATGTTACCATGATCATCTCGAGCAATCACCCTAGCACCCGAAGGCCCTAGATTGCCCCGtgatgctccatcaaagttaatcttaatccaccccttcttaggtggagtccacTTCGGGGTTAGATTGCCCTTACTCTAAAGATTAGCCCTCAACAACCCATTAACAGGCCTGAATTTGACAAGAGGCCAATTCAACAAAAATTTAGCATCTGCTTGTGAGAAAGGAGTCTTGGCTAGATTCACATTAGAGGTAGCATTCGTAACCAATTATGAGATGGCCCTCTCCAGTCTAGTCAAAAACTACTGACAATTTTCCGCTCTACCATCAAACACTCTCTGGTTTCGCTCCTTCCAGAGTTCACATAACACGGTAGAGGGCAAGATCTTCCAAATAGCAGCAAAGATGGAATTTTTACCCAAACTCGGCCAAGATTCCAACCATTCACACAATTTCCCAGCCATGGGGTCCATCCAATTCAATCTCTGCAACCCGAAAAGCCACGCCTTCTGAGCAAATTCACAATTTAGCAAAAGATGATCCACATCCTCCTCAGCCTTTTCACATAGAACACAACGAAAAGGACCTGCAAACCCCATTTTCTTCAGGCGATCTCCAGAAAGAATCCGCTTATTGCCAGCCAGCCATGCAAAGGCTCCAACTTTTAGAAGACACGCATTGTTCCAACAAATCTTAGATTCCCATTCCTTCACCTTGGCATCTCTTTCCAAAAGAGTGATTCCCACCTTCACCAAGTAACAACCATTCTTCGACCCGCACCAAATAATTTCATCCTCCTCCTTTGAGAATGAAACCTCATGGTTACCCATGATCTTGCGCAGATACCTTTCCTCCGCTTCCCCCAAATTTAAATCCCTAGGGTCTTTCCAACTCCTTCTCTGCCCTGGTAGGGGCGTATCATTCGACAAAAA is a genomic window of Cryptomeria japonica chromosome 7, Sugi_1.0, whole genome shotgun sequence containing:
- the LOC131069894 gene encoding uncharacterized protein LOC131069894, with the translated sequence MGNHEVSFSKEEDEIIWCGSKNGCYLVKVGITLLERDAKVKEWESKICWNNACLLKVGAFAWLAGNKRILSGDRLKKMGFAGPFRCVLCEKAEEDVDHLLLNCEFAQKAWLFGLQRLNWMDPMAGKLCEWLESWPSLGKNSIFAAIWKILPSTVLCELWKERNQRVFDGRAENCQ